One genomic segment of Actinoplanes ianthinogenes includes these proteins:
- a CDS encoding sensor histidine kinase, translating to MQNPVRFLASSWPWRSLAYLVSGVLVGAATVASLAVLLIGGTLLAVALVGLVLLFAAALSGPVVARFERMRLRLVDHDPAPDPHRAPLEPGWRGWLAVRLREQQTWRELGYVVVSALALWWIDFAILALSLSLPVVSAGEIVVDPQVPWFGRIFLAVVTPVLVLVAAYPVTVWAGARAALARTILAPRDAEIGARLTEVARSRARLVDAFEVERRRIERDLHDGAQQRLVGLTLALGLARLDLPDGSPAAGSIDDAHEQATLALAELRELIRGVHPQVLTDRGLIAAAADLASRSPVPVDIDITLPGRLPTAVETTAYFVIAETLANVAKHSRAGRAAVRGRLLDRRLIVEIRDDGVGGADSAAGTGLSGLLDRAAAADGTLAVSSPAGGPTIITLELPCRSE from the coding sequence ATGCAGAACCCGGTCCGCTTCCTGGCGTCGTCGTGGCCGTGGCGGTCCCTGGCCTATCTGGTCTCCGGGGTGCTGGTCGGCGCCGCGACCGTCGCGTCGCTGGCAGTTCTGCTGATCGGTGGCACGCTGCTGGCCGTGGCGCTGGTCGGGCTGGTGCTGCTGTTCGCGGCCGCGCTCTCCGGCCCGGTGGTCGCCCGGTTCGAGCGGATGCGCCTGCGGCTGGTCGACCACGACCCCGCGCCCGACCCGCACCGCGCTCCGCTCGAGCCCGGTTGGCGAGGCTGGCTCGCCGTCCGGCTCCGCGAGCAGCAGACCTGGCGCGAGCTCGGCTACGTCGTCGTGTCGGCGCTCGCCCTGTGGTGGATCGACTTCGCGATCCTGGCGCTGTCGCTGAGCCTGCCGGTGGTGTCCGCCGGCGAGATCGTCGTCGATCCGCAGGTGCCCTGGTTCGGGCGAATCTTCCTGGCGGTGGTGACGCCCGTACTCGTTCTCGTCGCCGCCTATCCGGTCACCGTCTGGGCCGGAGCCCGCGCCGCGCTGGCCCGCACCATCCTGGCCCCGCGCGACGCGGAGATCGGCGCCCGTCTCACCGAGGTGGCCAGGTCCCGAGCCCGGCTCGTCGACGCCTTCGAGGTGGAACGCCGGCGCATCGAGCGGGACCTGCACGACGGCGCCCAGCAGCGGCTGGTCGGCCTCACCCTGGCACTCGGCCTCGCCCGGCTCGACCTGCCGGACGGCTCGCCCGCCGCCGGCAGCATCGACGACGCCCACGAGCAGGCCACGCTCGCCCTGGCCGAGCTGCGGGAACTGATCCGCGGCGTCCATCCCCAGGTGCTCACCGACCGTGGCCTCATCGCGGCCGCCGCCGATCTCGCAAGCCGCTCACCGGTTCCCGTCGACATCGACATCACGCTGCCCGGCCGGCTACCCACCGCGGTCGAGACGACCGCCTACTTCGTCATCGCCGAGACGCTCGCCAACGTCGCCAAGCACAGCCGGGCCGGCCGGGCAGCGGTCCGCGGCCGTCTCCTGGACCGCCGGCTGATCGTCGAGATCCGCGACGACGGAGTGGGCGGCGCCGACTCGGCGGCCGGCACCGGACTCAGCGGCCTTCTCGATCGGGCCGCGGCCGCGGACGGCACGCTCGCCGTGTCCAGCCCGGCGGGCGGACCGACCATCATCACCCTGGAGCTCCCATGCCGGTCCGAGTAG
- a CDS encoding ABC transporter permease, producing the protein MLALATLRHRWVSLLGTFAALTLGVALISSTLLVYLSAAPRIPDRYAGTAVYVQNTGTPWSPEVVRALTARLGGVSGVTGVVPARSFYAQLVRDGRPVGRPDPDDPQGHSWSTAGLAPYPLRAGTAPTRDGDVVLGRSLGLAPGSVVTVLTAAGPATCTVTGTVDGPGLYVSDAAAERLAGAVRLLGVRTAPGVDLAAIRAAAGPAQVITGDDRATALEEAGDTRTRSIGAQLLTSLVTFGGFVSVFVVASTFALAANQRRREFGLLRAIGATPRQIRRILYGEAIGVGMVAAGFGALLGVMAAPALGAVLVDGGFEPPGFTTRILAGPPALAYFAGLVVAVLGAGSTARRAGRAAPIEALREAEVDERPMSRARWICGALSTATGAAIAVCTPSAQAENLITLSMLAAMALITGLTLLAPAFVPGVVRVVTWPLGRLAAATVTLVREGSIAAVRRTAATAAPVFVTVGLATLVLGQVATMSAHDLGAGVIRAETVVQPAGTPGLSDAVLRVLPAGTFVALTPTDLYTAGTTYPGTGVDPAALATAVPPAEVRSGALRDFGAPGTLVLSGDVPAPFTVGDTIPVTFADGRTVPMRIVAAVRWPAAQGLLLPRTTVRAHDPSALTPAAYVDGASLATLRAKVAGLGATAVPARDHRSARAAREDALTGVFTTLLIVLCAGYTTIAIVNTLVMATTGRARDFTVLRLSGATVGQVLRTVAAETTMVVGIGAALGLAVALAALAGVRAGVSQAVGAPVELILPAAGLTTVLAACLVAALTASLVPAWLAARHR; encoded by the coding sequence ATGCTCGCGCTCGCCACCCTCCGCCACCGGTGGGTCAGCCTTCTCGGCACCTTCGCCGCACTGACCCTCGGCGTAGCTTTGATCTCCAGCACCCTGCTGGTCTACCTGTCCGCCGCACCCCGGATCCCCGATCGGTACGCCGGCACCGCCGTGTACGTGCAGAACACCGGAACGCCCTGGTCACCGGAGGTGGTGCGGGCACTGACCGCCCGCCTCGGCGGCGTATCCGGTGTCACCGGCGTGGTGCCCGCCCGCTCGTTCTACGCCCAGCTCGTGCGCGACGGCAGGCCGGTGGGCCGCCCCGACCCGGACGACCCGCAGGGACACTCCTGGTCGACGGCGGGGCTCGCGCCGTACCCGCTGCGGGCCGGAACGGCACCCACCCGTGACGGCGACGTGGTGCTCGGCCGCTCGCTCGGCCTGGCACCGGGCTCCGTGGTGACGGTGCTGACCGCGGCCGGGCCGGCGACCTGCACCGTGACCGGCACCGTCGACGGTCCCGGCCTCTACGTCAGCGACGCGGCGGCCGAGCGACTGGCCGGAGCCGTACGCCTGCTCGGGGTGCGGACCGCACCCGGCGTGGATCTGGCCGCGATCCGGGCCGCCGCCGGCCCCGCTCAGGTGATCACCGGCGACGACCGCGCCACCGCGCTGGAGGAGGCGGGCGACACGCGGACCCGGTCGATCGGTGCCCAGTTGCTGACCAGCCTGGTCACCTTCGGTGGCTTCGTCTCGGTGTTCGTCGTGGCCTCCACCTTCGCGCTCGCGGCCAACCAGCGACGCCGCGAGTTCGGCCTCCTGCGGGCCATCGGCGCCACGCCCCGGCAGATCCGCCGGATCCTGTACGGCGAGGCGATCGGCGTCGGCATGGTGGCCGCGGGGTTCGGCGCGCTGCTCGGCGTCATGGCCGCACCAGCGCTCGGCGCCGTCCTCGTCGACGGCGGCTTCGAGCCGCCCGGGTTCACCACCCGGATCCTGGCCGGCCCGCCGGCGCTGGCCTACTTCGCCGGCCTGGTGGTGGCGGTGCTCGGCGCCGGGTCGACCGCGCGGCGGGCCGGCCGAGCAGCGCCGATCGAAGCATTGCGCGAGGCCGAAGTGGATGAGCGGCCGATGTCCCGGGCCCGGTGGATCTGCGGCGCGCTGAGCACCGCGACCGGTGCCGCCATCGCGGTCTGCACACCGTCCGCCCAGGCGGAGAACCTGATCACGCTGTCGATGCTCGCCGCGATGGCATTGATCACCGGGCTGACCCTGCTCGCTCCCGCCTTCGTCCCCGGGGTGGTCCGGGTCGTCACCTGGCCGCTGGGCCGGCTCGCCGCCGCGACCGTCACGCTGGTTCGTGAGGGCAGCATCGCGGCGGTCCGCCGCACCGCCGCCACCGCCGCCCCGGTGTTCGTCACGGTGGGGCTCGCCACGCTGGTCCTCGGGCAGGTGGCGACGATGTCGGCCCATGATCTCGGTGCGGGGGTGATCCGAGCGGAAACCGTCGTCCAGCCCGCCGGTACGCCCGGCCTGTCCGATGCCGTGCTGCGCGTCCTGCCCGCCGGGACGTTCGTCGCCCTGACCCCGACCGACCTGTACACCGCCGGCACCACCTATCCCGGCACAGGAGTCGACCCGGCCGCCCTGGCCACCGCCGTCCCGCCGGCGGAGGTGCGCTCCGGCGCGCTGCGCGACTTCGGCGCACCCGGCACGCTGGTCCTCTCCGGCGACGTCCCGGCCCCGTTCACCGTCGGCGACACCATCCCGGTCACCTTCGCCGACGGGCGCACCGTGCCCATGCGGATCGTCGCCGCCGTGCGCTGGCCCGCCGCGCAGGGCCTGTTGCTGCCCCGGACGACGGTACGAGCCCACGACCCCTCCGCGCTCACCCCCGCCGCCTACGTCGACGGCGCGTCCCTCGCCACCCTCCGCGCCAAGGTCGCCGGACTGGGCGCCACCGCCGTGCCCGCCCGCGACCACCGATCGGCCCGCGCCGCCCGCGAGGACGCCCTGACCGGCGTGTTCACGACCCTCCTCATCGTCCTGTGCGCCGGATACACCACCATCGCCATCGTCAACACCCTGGTCATGGCGACGACGGGGCGGGCTCGGGACTTCACCGTCCTACGCCTGTCCGGCGCGACCGTGGGCCAGGTGCTGCGCACCGTCGCCGCCGAAACAACGATGGTGGTCGGCATCGGTGCCGCTCTCGGCCTGGCCGTCGCTCTCGCCGCCCTCGCCGGCGTCCGCGCGGGCGTGTCCCAGGCGGTCGGCGCACCGGTCGAGCTGATCCTGCCCGCCGCAGGCCTCACCACCGTCCTTGCCGCCTGCCTGGTCGCGGCGCTGACGGCGAGCCTCGTGCCGGCCTGGCTGGCCGCCCGTCACCGATGA
- a CDS encoding RNA polymerase sigma factor → MLADDDLGNALTAAREGDETAFALLWCALQPAVLRYLHVVVGEPAEDVASETWLQVARDLRRFRGGIGDFRGWLFRIARHRGIDHLRRTGRRREDPVEVVDEDLFAPDAAAQTEEALSTGWAVSLIATLPKDQAESVMLRVVAGLDVATTAKVLGKRTGAVRVATMRGLRRLAAHPEVTARNDKTAASVAEEV, encoded by the coding sequence TTGTTAGCAGACGACGATCTCGGCAACGCGCTGACCGCCGCCCGCGAGGGCGACGAGACCGCGTTCGCCCTCCTCTGGTGTGCCCTGCAACCTGCGGTTCTGCGATATCTGCACGTGGTGGTCGGTGAGCCCGCCGAGGATGTCGCCTCCGAGACGTGGCTACAGGTGGCGCGGGATCTGCGGAGGTTCCGCGGCGGCATCGGCGACTTCCGCGGCTGGCTGTTCCGGATCGCCCGGCACCGTGGCATCGACCACCTGCGCCGGACCGGGCGCCGCCGTGAGGATCCGGTCGAGGTGGTCGATGAGGACCTGTTCGCACCGGATGCCGCCGCGCAGACCGAGGAGGCCTTGAGCACCGGCTGGGCGGTGTCGCTGATCGCGACTCTCCCGAAGGATCAGGCCGAGTCCGTCATGCTGCGCGTCGTCGCCGGTCTCGACGTCGCGACCACCGCCAAGGTGCTCGGCAAACGCACCGGCGCGGTCCGCGTCGCCACCATGCGGGGCCTGCGCCGCCTCGCCGCCCACCCCGAGGTCACAGCCCGCAACGACAAGACGGCCGCCAGCGTGGCCGAGGAGGTGTAA
- a CDS encoding ATP-binding protein — protein MFGRLVVDHRRRLGLTQEELAARAGISVRTIRELEAGRVRMPRPASARLLADAFGLEGAQRDSFLQTGFPSAERTAVHCLPRPATHFRGRSGEVARLLTAVRRGRSDRPLVVAVDGMAGVGKTALVLEVAHQVAEDYPRAQLFVDLHGHSTQAPVEPLVALGLLLGQLGVPAHELPDSLDARVARWRTELATTRVVVVLDNAAGSEQVRPLLPGLSSALVLVTSRRRLMGLDADEHVTLDPLDEGAAVSLLAGVVGAQRLEGQHRYAREVAGLCGNLPLALRLTAARLRHRPAWTMADLADRLRNAQPPVVQLAAEGLTVSAALTLSYRQLGPAAADLLRRLGLPSGEDFDEYAAAALIGTTPAAVRPAVDELLDAHLLHERGDRRYRLHDLVRDYAARLAAEVDDEPVRRAAARRLLEYYLHSMVTDLPDGTLIDGLHTPDWGPPSPHRRVFGSEAERIRWEETEWRNVLAAIGLAERLGMDRLVCLLARAVWGFHWRRGNADILITVQQAALAAAQRLDDPDLTAMAHNYLAGAHARSGQMARSRHHLGQALRWWRAAGAETAELLTRVNLMTVDMQGGRFDEVIAHGHWVLERPERPAEDDGMRRRLAVNRANALRMLGECHTTLGRYRSALRYLRQAARYRADLGGEGYRWAFILFEMGRAHARLGHRVVAPPLLRRALLYYETAGNETGAAEALAELGIICLHAGDLAQALRLHESAVERTERAGSPQGRCFALNRLGGTRLRAGDARAAADLHRQALDLAQRVDARYEEAVAHAGLAAALAADDPAVAARHERAARQLYAAMRAVDPHHVDSCR, from the coding sequence ATGTTCGGGCGGCTCGTGGTGGATCACCGGCGCCGGCTGGGGCTGACCCAGGAGGAGCTGGCGGCCCGGGCCGGGATCAGCGTGCGCACGATCCGCGAGCTGGAGGCCGGCCGGGTGCGGATGCCACGCCCCGCCTCGGCGCGGCTGCTCGCGGACGCCTTCGGCCTGGAGGGCGCCCAGCGCGACAGCTTTCTGCAGACCGGCTTCCCGTCCGCGGAGCGCACGGCGGTGCACTGCCTGCCCCGGCCGGCCACCCACTTCCGCGGGCGTTCCGGTGAGGTGGCCCGGCTGCTGACGGCTGTCCGGCGAGGCCGCAGCGACCGTCCGCTGGTCGTCGCCGTCGACGGCATGGCCGGGGTCGGCAAGACCGCTCTGGTTCTGGAAGTGGCGCACCAGGTCGCCGAGGACTACCCGCGGGCCCAGCTGTTCGTGGACCTGCACGGGCACAGCACGCAGGCGCCGGTCGAGCCGCTGGTGGCGCTCGGCCTGCTGCTCGGCCAGCTCGGCGTGCCCGCCCACGAGCTGCCCGACTCCCTGGACGCCCGGGTCGCCCGATGGCGCACCGAGCTGGCCACCACCCGGGTCGTCGTGGTGCTCGACAACGCCGCGGGCAGTGAACAGGTGCGGCCCCTGCTGCCCGGCCTCTCCTCAGCGCTCGTGCTGGTGACCAGCCGGCGCCGCCTGATGGGGCTGGACGCCGACGAGCACGTCACCCTCGACCCGCTCGACGAGGGCGCGGCCGTGTCGCTGCTCGCCGGCGTCGTCGGTGCGCAGCGCCTCGAGGGCCAGCACCGCTACGCCCGCGAGGTCGCCGGGCTGTGCGGAAACCTGCCGCTCGCCCTGCGGCTGACCGCGGCCCGGCTGCGCCACCGGCCCGCGTGGACGATGGCCGACCTGGCCGACCGGTTGCGCAACGCCCAGCCGCCGGTGGTCCAGCTGGCGGCCGAGGGCCTGACCGTGTCGGCGGCGCTGACCCTGTCCTACCGGCAGCTCGGCCCGGCGGCCGCTGACCTGCTGCGGCGGCTGGGGCTGCCCAGCGGGGAGGACTTCGACGAGTACGCGGCGGCCGCGCTGATCGGCACCACACCGGCCGCCGTCCGTCCCGCCGTCGACGAACTGCTCGACGCCCACCTGCTGCACGAACGCGGCGATCGGCGGTACCGCCTGCACGACCTGGTCCGCGACTACGCCGCCCGGCTGGCCGCCGAGGTGGACGACGAACCGGTCCGCCGGGCCGCGGCGCGGCGGCTGCTGGAGTACTACCTGCACTCGATGGTCACCGACCTGCCGGACGGCACGCTCATCGACGGGTTGCACACGCCGGACTGGGGTCCGCCGTCACCGCATCGCCGGGTCTTCGGCTCCGAGGCGGAGCGGATCCGGTGGGAGGAGACCGAGTGGCGCAACGTGCTCGCCGCCATCGGCCTCGCCGAGCGTCTCGGCATGGATCGGCTGGTGTGCCTGCTGGCCCGTGCGGTCTGGGGCTTCCACTGGCGCCGCGGCAACGCCGACATCCTGATCACCGTGCAGCAGGCGGCGCTGGCCGCCGCCCAGCGCCTGGACGACCCCGACCTGACCGCGATGGCGCACAACTACCTGGCCGGAGCCCACGCCCGAAGCGGCCAGATGGCCCGGAGCCGGCACCACCTCGGGCAGGCGCTGCGCTGGTGGCGTGCGGCCGGCGCCGAGACGGCGGAGCTGTTGACGCGGGTCAACCTGATGACGGTGGACATGCAGGGTGGCCGGTTCGACGAGGTGATCGCGCACGGCCACTGGGTCCTGGAACGGCCCGAACGCCCGGCGGAGGACGACGGCATGCGGCGCCGCCTCGCGGTCAACCGGGCGAACGCCCTGCGGATGCTCGGCGAGTGCCACACCACGCTGGGCCGGTACCGGAGCGCGCTGCGGTACCTGCGGCAGGCGGCGCGCTACCGGGCCGACCTCGGCGGCGAGGGCTACCGGTGGGCGTTCATCCTGTTCGAGATGGGCCGGGCGCACGCGCGGCTCGGGCACCGCGTGGTCGCGCCGCCGCTGCTGCGGCGAGCGCTGCTCTACTACGAGACGGCCGGGAACGAGACCGGGGCGGCCGAGGCGCTGGCCGAGCTCGGCATCATCTGTCTGCACGCCGGTGACCTGGCGCAGGCGCTGCGACTGCACGAGTCGGCGGTGGAGCGTACCGAAAGGGCCGGCAGTCCTCAGGGACGCTGCTTCGCCCTCAACCGTCTCGGCGGCACCCGGCTGCGTGCCGGCGACGCGCGGGCGGCCGCCGACCTGCACCGGCAGGCGCTGGACCTTGCCCAGCGTGTCGATGCCCGGTACGAGGAGGCGGTCGCGCATGCCGGACTGGCTGCGGCACTCGCGGCCGACGACCCGGCGGTGGCCGCCCGGCACGAGCGTGCCGCCAGGCAACTGTACGCCGCCATGCGGGCGGTCGATCCCCACCACGTCGACAGCTGCCGGTGA
- a CDS encoding ABC transporter ATP-binding protein: MTITARQATEAVQLRSVRKTYGTGDRAVTALDGVTLGFPVGTFTTVMGPSGSGKSTLLHCAAGLERPTGGTVVVDDTDLGPLTERARTILRRTRIGFVFQSFNLITALTAEQNVGLPLRLAGRRPDPALIRRTLEQVGLADRATHRPAQLSGGQQQRVAIARALATRPAVLFADEPTGALDTVSSREVLRLLRDIVDTHGQTVIMVSHDPVAAAYSDRVVFLADGRVVDVTAALGPASIAARMASLEA, from the coding sequence ATGACGATCACCGCGCGACAAGCGACCGAGGCCGTCCAGCTTCGGTCGGTACGAAAGACATACGGGACCGGCGACCGCGCGGTCACCGCGTTGGACGGGGTGACCCTCGGGTTCCCGGTGGGCACCTTCACCACCGTGATGGGTCCGTCCGGCTCGGGGAAGTCCACGCTGCTGCACTGCGCGGCCGGACTGGAGCGACCCACCGGCGGAACGGTCGTGGTGGACGACACCGACCTGGGTCCGCTCACCGAGCGCGCCCGGACGATCCTGCGCCGTACGCGAATCGGCTTCGTCTTCCAGTCGTTCAACCTGATCACCGCGCTCACCGCCGAGCAGAACGTGGGGCTGCCCCTGCGGCTGGCCGGGCGCCGGCCGGACCCGGCCCTGATCCGCCGCACGCTGGAGCAGGTCGGGCTCGCCGACCGGGCCACCCACCGGCCGGCCCAGCTCTCCGGCGGGCAGCAGCAGCGCGTCGCCATCGCCCGGGCCCTGGCCACCCGCCCCGCGGTCCTCTTCGCCGACGAGCCCACCGGCGCGCTGGACACCGTCAGCTCGCGTGAGGTCCTGCGGCTACTCCGCGACATCGTCGACACGCACGGTCAGACCGTGATCATGGTGAGTCACGACCCGGTGGCCGCGGCGTACTCCGACCGGGTGGTGTTCCTCGCCGACGGCCGGGTCGTCGACGTGACCGCGGCGCTCGGCCCGGCGTCCATCGCCGCGCGCATGGCGAGCCTGGAGGCCTGA
- a CDS encoding response regulator gives MPVRVDRPLRVVVAEDAVLLRAGLVGLLERFGHTVVAAVGDATALAAAVATHEPDIVVADVRMPPGFTDEGLRAVVALRASRPSLAVLVLSQYVEQTYATELLDSQRGAGVGYLLKDRVGQVTQFIDAVNQVAAGGTVVDPEVVLQLLSRRRDPLRRLTAREREVLALAAEGRSNTAIARTLVVSEAAIAKHIGSILAKLDLPPADDDHRRVLAVLAYLRG, from the coding sequence ATGCCGGTCCGAGTAGATCGTCCCCTTCGCGTCGTGGTGGCCGAAGACGCCGTGTTGCTGCGCGCCGGGCTGGTCGGGCTGCTCGAACGGTTCGGGCACACCGTCGTCGCCGCGGTCGGCGACGCCACCGCGCTGGCGGCCGCCGTGGCCACCCACGAGCCGGACATCGTGGTCGCCGATGTGCGCATGCCGCCGGGGTTCACCGACGAGGGTCTGCGGGCCGTCGTGGCGCTCCGGGCGAGCCGGCCGTCGCTCGCGGTGCTGGTGCTCAGCCAGTACGTCGAACAGACATACGCCACCGAACTCCTCGACTCCCAGCGCGGCGCCGGGGTGGGGTACCTCCTCAAGGACCGGGTCGGCCAGGTGACCCAATTCATCGACGCGGTCAACCAGGTTGCCGCCGGCGGCACCGTCGTCGACCCCGAAGTGGTCCTCCAGCTGCTCAGCCGCCGGCGGGACCCGCTCCGGCGGCTGACCGCCCGGGAACGGGAGGTTCTCGCCCTGGCAGCCGAGGGCCGTTCCAACACGGCCATCGCCCGCACTCTCGTGGTCAGTGAGGCCGCGATCGCCAAGCACATCGGCAGCATCCTGGCCAAGCTCGACCTGCCGCCCGCCGACGACGATCACCGCCGGGTGCTCGCCGTCCTGGCCTATCTGCGTGGCTGA
- a CDS encoding bifunctional polysaccharide deacetylase/glycosyltransferase family 2 protein, translated as MGKRALRREPRAHWALLLLAMLVLFAGLCLDGYVTGAGAEGTHVPVEGVSGPAAATEGAAVQRLEPDGTVTSRALPAKTIALTFDDGPDPAWTPGILAVLARYRVHATFFQVGAQINRYPEITRQVLDGGHEVGLHTFTHVAAGTVPAWQLEAEITLTANALAAAGGPQATLLRLPYSATPQAQSAAEYDAWRRSAPGYLQVLADHDTEDWRRPGVPAIAGAIKPGIVMLHDSGGDRTQTIAALEQAIPELQAKGYRFVTVSEALRLPRPAAADPAQRRRGLMLRIAQDTAAWLARALTVLMTVAAVIGLLRLLIQLVTARVHRRRARARHERPPAYLGLVSVVVPAYNEAANIEATVRSLIGNDYPDIEVIVVDDGSSDDTAGIVERLGLPRVTVIRQPNAGKPAALNTGIRYASGHILVLVDGDTVFAPDALGRLVQPLTDPEIGAVSGNTKVANRTGLLGRWQHLEYVIGFNLDRRMFEIARCMPTVPGAIGAFRRAAIQDAGGVSAQTLAEDTDFTMAILRAGWHVVYEPAAIAWTEAPATVRQLWRQRYRWCYGTMQAMWKHRDTVFQGGPAGRLGRRGIGYLLLFQVVLPLTAPMIDVYGVYGLLFLSPVKVAAVWAGFTAAQVATAALALRMDGERYGPLWTLPLQQIVYRQLMYLVVVQSTMMALVGGRLRWHRMVRIGAAQQYAGATAEEPAGAGRDAVEHVLHRHSRQ; from the coding sequence ATGGGAAAACGAGCTCTGCGCCGCGAACCACGCGCGCACTGGGCGCTCCTGCTCCTGGCCATGCTCGTGCTCTTCGCCGGGCTGTGCCTCGACGGCTACGTGACCGGCGCCGGTGCCGAGGGCACGCATGTCCCGGTCGAGGGCGTGAGCGGCCCGGCCGCCGCGACCGAGGGCGCCGCCGTGCAGCGCCTGGAGCCGGACGGCACCGTGACCAGCAGGGCCCTGCCCGCCAAGACCATCGCTCTCACCTTCGACGACGGCCCGGACCCGGCCTGGACGCCGGGCATTCTCGCGGTTCTCGCCCGCTACCGGGTGCACGCGACGTTCTTCCAGGTGGGCGCGCAGATCAACCGCTATCCGGAGATCACCCGGCAGGTCCTCGACGGCGGCCACGAGGTGGGACTGCACACCTTCACGCACGTCGCCGCCGGAACCGTGCCGGCCTGGCAGCTCGAAGCGGAGATCACGCTCACTGCGAACGCGCTGGCCGCGGCGGGCGGCCCGCAGGCGACGCTGCTGCGGCTGCCCTACTCGGCGACCCCGCAGGCGCAGTCCGCCGCAGAGTACGACGCCTGGCGCCGCAGCGCGCCCGGCTATCTGCAGGTTCTCGCGGACCACGACACCGAGGACTGGCGGCGCCCGGGTGTGCCGGCCATCGCCGGCGCGATCAAACCCGGCATCGTGATGCTGCACGACAGCGGCGGGGATCGGACGCAGACGATCGCCGCGCTGGAGCAGGCGATCCCCGAGCTGCAGGCGAAGGGGTACCGGTTCGTCACCGTCTCCGAGGCGCTGCGGCTGCCCCGGCCGGCGGCCGCCGACCCGGCCCAGCGCCGGCGCGGGCTCATGCTCCGAATCGCCCAGGACACCGCCGCCTGGCTGGCCCGGGCGCTGACCGTACTGATGACCGTGGCCGCCGTGATCGGCCTGCTGCGGCTGCTGATCCAGCTGGTCACCGCCCGGGTGCACCGGCGCCGCGCCCGCGCCCGGCACGAACGGCCGCCGGCCTACTTGGGGCTGGTCAGTGTGGTCGTGCCGGCCTACAACGAGGCGGCCAACATCGAGGCGACCGTACGGTCGCTGATCGGCAACGACTACCCGGACATCGAAGTGATCGTCGTCGACGACGGATCCAGCGACGACACCGCCGGCATCGTCGAGCGGCTCGGCCTGCCGCGGGTCACGGTGATCCGGCAGCCCAACGCCGGCAAGCCGGCCGCCCTCAACACCGGTATCCGGTACGCCAGCGGGCACATCCTGGTCCTGGTCGACGGGGACACGGTGTTCGCGCCGGACGCGCTCGGACGGCTCGTCCAGCCACTGACCGACCCGGAGATCGGCGCGGTGTCCGGCAACACGAAGGTCGCCAACCGGACCGGGCTGCTCGGCCGCTGGCAGCATCTGGAGTACGTGATCGGGTTCAACCTGGACCGCCGGATGTTCGAGATCGCCCGATGCATGCCGACCGTGCCCGGCGCGATCGGCGCGTTCCGCCGCGCGGCGATCCAGGACGCGGGCGGCGTCTCGGCGCAGACGCTGGCCGAGGACACCGACTTCACCATGGCGATCCTGCGGGCCGGCTGGCACGTCGTCTACGAGCCGGCCGCGATCGCCTGGACCGAGGCGCCGGCCACCGTCCGGCAGCTGTGGCGGCAGCGCTACCGCTGGTGCTACGGGACCATGCAGGCGATGTGGAAGCACCGCGACACGGTGTTCCAGGGCGGCCCGGCCGGTCGCCTCGGCCGCCGCGGCATCGGATACCTGCTGCTCTTCCAGGTGGTGCTGCCGCTCACCGCCCCGATGATCGACGTGTACGGGGTCTACGGGCTGCTCTTCCTGTCCCCGGTCAAGGTGGCCGCGGTGTGGGCGGGGTTCACCGCGGCGCAGGTGGCTACTGCCGCGCTCGCGTTGCGGATGGACGGCGAACGGTACGGGCCGCTGTGGACGCTGCCGTTGCAGCAGATCGTCTACCGCCAGCTGATGTATCTGGTGGTCGTCCAATCGACGATGATGGCCCTGGTCGGTGGGCGGTTGCGCTGGCACCGGATGGTCCGGATCGGCGCGGCGCAGCAGTACGCCGGCGCCACGGCAGAAGAACCGGCCGGGGCCGGCCGTGATGCCGTAGAGCACGTGCTGCACCGGCACAGTCGGCAATGA
- a CDS encoding LPXTG cell wall anchor domain-containing protein, producing MRTLPVLRITAAAAAGVATSFVMTAAANATGTTIPINGGNVPATAADYEHECGAQLGGGPYPGKDVWVFNLPGNAGSTGSFTSIRAMFDTNGDGKSDSTVVIEAGAADGDDIVTVGHSKAYAITDAGWTLIDANATITGKADKFVLTHTCAATGTTTTKPTTKPTTTSPTESTSSSAGTGSGGSEGSGGSEGSSGTGSGAGSGQGADESLPVTGLNVAGVAALGLALAGGGTVLVLRRRRRFIA from the coding sequence ATGCGAACCCTCCCTGTCCTGCGCATCACGGCCGCCGCGGCAGCGGGTGTCGCCACGTCGTTCGTCATGACCGCGGCGGCGAACGCCACCGGGACCACCATTCCCATCAACGGCGGCAACGTGCCGGCCACCGCCGCGGACTACGAGCACGAGTGCGGTGCGCAGCTCGGCGGCGGCCCGTACCCCGGCAAGGATGTCTGGGTCTTCAACCTGCCCGGCAACGCGGGCTCGACGGGCAGCTTCACGTCCATCCGCGCCATGTTCGACACGAACGGTGACGGCAAGAGCGACTCCACTGTGGTGATCGAGGCCGGAGCGGCGGACGGTGACGACATCGTCACGGTGGGGCACAGCAAGGCGTACGCCATCACCGACGCCGGCTGGACCCTGATCGACGCCAACGCCACCATCACTGGCAAAGCCGACAAATTCGTGCTGACCCACACCTGTGCGGCCACCGGAACCACGACCACCAAGCCCACCACCAAGCCGACCACCACCTCGCCGACCGAGTCCACGTCGTCCAGCGCCGGCACGGGCAGCGGTGGCTCCGAGGGCAGCGGCGGATCCGAGGGCTCCAGCGGCACCGGGAGTGGCGCGGGCTCCGGGCAGGGCGCCGACGAAAGCCTGCCGGTCACCGGCCTGAACGTCGCGGGTGTGGCCGCGCTGGGCCTGGCCCTGGCGGGCGGCGGCACCGTCCTGGTGCTGCGCCGCCGGCGGCGCTTCATCGCCTGA